A region of Anopheles merus strain MAF chromosome 2R, AmerM5.1, whole genome shotgun sequence DNA encodes the following proteins:
- the LOC121589257 gene encoding helix-loop-helix protein delilah: MRHNNIESISAITFNQQPSMEAPMADANNNHNESGYVGHHLMGDGTGSLVSEIKKDEKYSLRQRQSRRTTLETATISKTTTKTTTTTKEKAAPKEKPKPKAAPLSKYRRKTANARERSRMREINSAFENLRRAVPVAVAGTSGTSSPVSSPQCSGSAASSEKLTKITTLRLAMKYIRILSDMIHGTPGTLENNNELDMVNHNEIEREVMQKGLLLLEGGYQMGGPGYVSSSPAVSPARPAVDAKPSSASSKNHSQQSGTSSSSSTSSPRKRTSAKKTTSSNSRSKKTTSTSNNTRSRAAAGTNGRKTITNSSALEKIDDNIQLTAPSLLSDSSRPDPLGMDVDLCSVLESDNDSLILSEPCLSPLTTATGPGGLKSHNFACTNSQSVVPNDGLEFGLFLESDADSLQLSEPCLSPLSHLDSLNPFNDLLHTGFNEQTALELYL, translated from the coding sequence ATGCGCCACAACAATATAGAGTCGATCAGTGCGATCACCTTCAACCAGCAACCATCGATGGAAGCGCCGATGGCCGatgcaaacaacaaccacaacgaGAGCGGCTACGTCGGACATCATCTGATGGGGGACGGGACCGGTTCGCTCGTGTCCGAAATTAAGAAAGATGAAAAGTATTCGCTCCGTCAACGACAGTCACGTCGTACCACGCTCGAGACGGCAACCATTAGCAAAACGACGacgaaaaccaccaccaccaccaaggaGAAGGCAGCGCCAAAGGAAAAACCGAAACCCAAAGCAGCTCCCCTCAGCAAATACCGCCGGAAAACAGCGAACGCACGGGAACGTAGTCGTATGCGCGAAATCAACAGCGCGTTCGAAAACCTCAGGCGTGCCGTGCCGGTAGCCGTGGCCGGTACAAGCGGTACCAGTTCCCCCGTCAGTTCTCCCCAGTGCAGTGGCAGTGCGGCATCTAGTGAAAAGCTTACCAAGATCACCACGCTACGGCTGGCGATGAAGTACATCCGGATATTGAGTGACATGATCCACGGTACTCCAGGTACGCtcgaaaacaacaacgaacTGGATATGGTGAACCACAACGAGATCGAACGGGAAGTGATGCAGAagggtttgctgttgttggaaGGAGGCTACCAGATGGGCGGACCGGGTTACGTGTCGTCGTCTCCTGCCGTATCGCCAGCGCGACCGGCCGTGGATGCAAAGCCTTCGTCAGCTTCTTCCAAAAATCACTCGCAACAATCCGGTACCTCTTCTTCCTCGTCTACTAGCAGCCCGCGGAAGCGGACGTCAGCCAAAAAGACAACGTCCAGCAATAGTCGCTCCAAGAAAACCACCTCCACCTCCAACAACACTAGGTCacgggcagcagcaggcacTAATGGGCGGAAAACTATCACAAACTCATCGGCGCTTGAAAAGATCGATGACAACATTCAACTTACGGCGCCCAGCTTACTATCGGACTCGTCCCGACCCGACCCACTCGGTATGGATGTTGACCTGTGCTCGGTGCTGGAGTCGGACAACGACTCACTCATCCTGTCCGAGCCGTGCCTTAGCCCGCTGACCACGGCTACCGGACCGGGTGGACTGAAATCGCACAACTTTGCCTGCACCAACAGCCAATCGGTGGTACCGAACGATGGGCTAGAGTTTGGATTGTTCCTAGAGTCGGACGCTGACTCGTTGCAGCTGTCAGAACCCTGCCTGAGCCCGCTAAGTCATCTGGACTCGTTGAACCCTTTCAACGATCTACTTCACACGGGCTTCAACGAGCAGACAGCCCTCGAGCTGTACCTATAA